A region of Chroococcidiopsis sp. SAG 2025 DNA encodes the following proteins:
- a CDS encoding IS1 family transposase, with translation MSVAVPACPNCQSSDVVKNGRTRHGKQNYKCRECGRQFVEAPQWRMISEETKGIIDRLLLEKLPLAGIARALQISELWVQQYVNQKYKRVEREVQVRPKLKSRLTVQMDELWSFVDDKGNQQWVWLALDAATREIVGVYIGDHSAESAQTLWQSLPSVYRQCAVIYSDFWSAYPVALPSKRHRAVGKETGKTSYIERFNCTLRQRVSRLVRKTLSFSKKLENHIGAIWNFIHHYNASLPAISSCPL, from the coding sequence ATGTCTGTTGCTGTTCCTGCTTGCCCAAATTGTCAGTCTTCTGATGTGGTGAAAAACGGCCGAACTCGTCATGGTAAACAGAATTATAAATGTCGAGAGTGTGGGCGGCAGTTCGTTGAAGCTCCGCAGTGGCGAATGATTAGTGAGGAAACCAAAGGCATCATAGATCGGCTTTTGTTAGAGAAACTGCCACTGGCAGGCATTGCCCGCGCCTTACAGATTTCCGAACTGTGGGTGCAACAATATGTCAATCAGAAATACAAGCGGGTGGAGCGGGAGGTGCAGGTACGCCCAAAGCTGAAAAGTCGTCTGACAGTACAGATGGATGAGTTGTGGTCATTTGTCGACGACAAAGGTAATCAGCAATGGGTTTGGTTAGCTTTAGATGCTGCCACTCGTGAAATTGTGGGTGTTTACATCGGAGACCATAGTGCCGAGTCAGCTCAAACCTTATGGCAGTCGCTGCCTTCAGTTTATCGGCAGTGTGCCGTGATCTACAGTGATTTTTGGTCAGCCTACCCAGTTGCTTTGCCCAGCAAGCGCCATCGAGCGGTGGGTAAAGAAACCGGAAAGACTAGCTACATCGAGCGGTTCAACTGCACGTTACGGCAACGGGTGTCGAGATTGGTTCGAAAGACCTTGTCGTTTTCCAAAAAGTTGGAGAATCACATTGGCGCAATTTGGAATTTCATCC
- a CDS encoding single-stranded DNA-binding protein yields the protein MATNNLVELTGNLGSDPTVHTDRNGDEFIRFSLATTDSYKDEKTGEWEELPSVWHSIFG from the coding sequence ATGGCAACGAATAACCTGGTGGAACTGACGGGCAATCTTGGGTCCGATCCCACTGTGCATACTGACCGCAACGGCGATGAGTTTATCCGCTTCAGCCTCGCTACCACGGATAGCTACAAGGATGAGAAAACCGGCGAATGGGAAGAACTACCATCCGTCTGGCATTCGATTTTCGGGTAG
- a CDS encoding DUF3854 domain-containing protein, with product MIVANERFCVQSLPLCEKHLIDATQRRGLPTCWVEANSASLNIAQASARLGYSAKSPGIWLEGCNRQGQFRPDKPWKGEGDKKAPKYRTGRGAYDAMLPTCPDDPHYWEDLEALRDRCYQVDGHPCLVLTEGMYKAIAGCAIGIPTIGLLGVEMGLTPKDDDPQGRRYLVATLERFATQGFGFIIAFDADASTNKSVRQAERTLLHQLKLFGLPLYSATGQWTVEEGKGMDDYIQNCGGDRFKRDVLGHVIDFGAWERQFQATAPPSKVPAADIIGNQLAEEYRDRFLYNDEHKSWMEYELDHAGIWGPVSDSYLESVIDKMLAAKGVTGYNSARYVTNVVTKMRHQLHVRLWDERKEVLPFENGVFNLQTGAFEPHAPGYRLTWRLPRRYTPLETGWETIGVWLSEVARSEEHKRILICFAAAVLRGRADLQKFLHLIGPGGTGKSTYTRLLEELIGPSNCWAGNFRDLEDKHEVARLIGKRLVILSDQDKVTGQMSNFKKLTGQDTLSGRRLYRDSFSLRFPGMAVVTSNSPLFHGDGGSWLTRRVLMLPLEHQPKAVRDMDTLFAPELSAFTRYLLSISNEEITTTLRQVSAQSLTTTLWQAKIRTDSIAAWLNDWVVCDPDAILRIGTNKKEWATETYQPATSTAFGSYSHYCASTGYQAKSVKNFISDAIELCQRTLGWAVTQDTDAQGRPILRGIRLRCDGDLAPNIEALLLADPPIADPPEPEPLPPDGAFGADAFPVSTDDSPTQMALDLNPTVPDHASPVWRSGQGFGKIPQQQAPEFPPHGQEPSQAPTEAATNLPSEDQCGEADPARPLQVGDRVVWEGCPSHCEWANPFIILKIDGDLARLDMVENPVPLNILRR from the coding sequence ATGATTGTTGCCAACGAACGGTTCTGTGTTCAATCACTCCCTTTGTGTGAAAAGCATTTGATTGACGCTACCCAGCGCCGAGGGTTGCCGACGTGCTGGGTTGAGGCCAACAGCGCCAGTCTCAATATTGCTCAAGCGTCGGCGCGATTGGGCTATTCCGCTAAATCGCCGGGGATTTGGCTTGAAGGCTGTAACCGTCAAGGACAGTTCCGTCCTGACAAACCCTGGAAAGGGGAGGGCGACAAAAAAGCCCCAAAATACCGCACGGGCAGGGGAGCGTATGACGCCATGCTGCCTACCTGCCCTGACGATCCCCATTATTGGGAGGATCTAGAGGCGCTGCGGGATCGCTGTTATCAAGTTGATGGGCATCCGTGCCTGGTGCTGACCGAAGGCATGTACAAGGCGATCGCCGGCTGCGCCATTGGAATTCCGACCATTGGCTTGCTGGGCGTGGAAATGGGGCTGACTCCCAAGGATGATGATCCCCAGGGGCGCCGCTATCTGGTGGCCACCCTGGAACGGTTTGCCACACAGGGTTTCGGTTTCATCATCGCCTTCGACGCCGATGCCTCGACCAATAAATCAGTTCGCCAAGCCGAGAGAACCCTCCTCCATCAGCTAAAATTGTTCGGATTACCGCTGTATTCAGCGACTGGACAATGGACTGTCGAGGAAGGCAAGGGCATGGATGACTATATACAGAACTGCGGTGGCGACCGTTTCAAGCGGGACGTGCTGGGCCATGTGATTGATTTTGGCGCTTGGGAGCGGCAGTTTCAGGCCACCGCGCCGCCAAGCAAGGTTCCGGCGGCCGACATCATTGGCAATCAACTGGCGGAAGAGTATCGCGACCGCTTCCTTTATAATGACGAGCACAAGTCCTGGATGGAGTATGAGCTCGACCATGCAGGCATCTGGGGTCCGGTATCGGATTCCTACCTGGAATCGGTCATCGACAAGATGCTCGCCGCCAAGGGCGTCACGGGATACAACTCGGCACGCTATGTGACCAACGTGGTCACCAAGATGCGCCACCAGCTGCACGTCCGCTTGTGGGACGAGCGCAAGGAGGTGCTGCCTTTCGAGAATGGCGTGTTCAACTTGCAAACCGGTGCGTTCGAGCCCCATGCCCCTGGATACCGTCTCACCTGGCGCTTGCCACGCCGTTACACTCCGCTGGAGACAGGCTGGGAGACGATCGGCGTTTGGCTGTCGGAAGTCGCTCGTAGCGAAGAGCATAAGCGGATTCTGATCTGCTTTGCCGCCGCCGTGTTGCGCGGCCGCGCCGATCTGCAGAAGTTTTTGCACCTGATTGGTCCAGGCGGCACCGGGAAATCCACCTACACCCGTTTGCTGGAAGAGTTGATTGGGCCTAGCAACTGCTGGGCGGGGAATTTCCGCGATCTGGAGGACAAGCACGAAGTCGCGCGCCTCATCGGCAAGCGCTTGGTGATTCTGTCCGATCAGGACAAGGTGACGGGGCAGATGTCGAATTTCAAGAAGCTCACAGGACAGGACACCCTGTCGGGACGGCGGCTGTATCGGGATAGCTTCAGCCTGCGCTTTCCCGGCATGGCAGTGGTAACCAGCAATAGTCCTCTGTTCCATGGCGATGGCGGCTCCTGGCTGACGCGGCGGGTGTTAATGCTGCCTTTGGAGCATCAGCCCAAAGCGGTGCGCGATATGGATACCTTGTTTGCTCCTGAACTTTCGGCATTCACACGCTATTTGCTGTCCATCTCCAATGAAGAGATTACTACTACCCTGCGTCAGGTCAGCGCCCAGAGCCTGACGACGACGCTATGGCAGGCGAAAATCCGCACCGATTCGATCGCGGCGTGGCTGAATGATTGGGTGGTCTGCGATCCCGATGCGATCCTGCGGATCGGTACCAACAAGAAGGAATGGGCTACAGAGACTTATCAGCCCGCTACCTCAACGGCGTTTGGTTCCTATAGCCACTACTGCGCCAGCACGGGCTATCAAGCCAAAAGCGTCAAGAATTTCATTTCGGACGCTATCGAACTGTGTCAGCGGACCCTAGGATGGGCAGTCACTCAGGATACGGATGCCCAGGGACGTCCCATTTTGCGTGGAATTCGCTTGCGCTGTGACGGAGACTTGGCGCCTAACATCGAGGCGTTGCTTCTTGCCGATCCCCCCATCGCCGATCCACCGGAACCGGAGCCGCTCCCCCCTGACGGCGCATTTGGTGCGGATGCTTTTCCGGTTTCCACCGATGACTCCCCAACTCAAATGGCTCTTGACCTGAATCCAACAGTGCCTGATCACGCTTCTCCTGTTTGGCGTTCCGGTCAAGGGTTCGGGAAGATCCCGCAGCAGCAAGCGCCTGAGTTTCCTCCTCATGGGCAGGAGCCCTCCCAAGCCCCTACGGAAGCGGCAACGAACTTGCCCAGCGAAGACCAATGCGGGGAAGCCGATCCAGCTAGACCCCTGCAAGTGGGGGATCGGGTCGTTTGGGAAGGCTGTCCTAGTCACTGCGAGTGGGCAAATCCGTTCATCATTTTGAAGATTGATGGGGATCTGGCGCGGTTGGATATGGTTGAAAATCCCGTTCCGCTCAACATCTTGCGACGGTAG